A single window of Leptolyngbya ohadii IS1 DNA harbors:
- the crtB gene encoding cyanoexosortase B, with protein MQVRQKLDAFPRQLRAWAIGRNFPSLLIGGLLLLLYAPLLLHWIDGWINKSISTEHEYFSHGLIGLPFAAYLVWLKRHRWAALPDRTHFAGMGLLTLGLIGYLSPLPDTINLSLPILLAGLCLWLKGLPGLRLQIFPLLLVLLATPNSMPYLLVPYTLPLQRFIAGVAGFLLAQGGLPVQVKEIYLFVNDRVVEVAPYCAGLKMLFTSLYVGLILLYWTGAWRSRPKVMQFLTGILLLNLAANIIRNALLTYFHATTQTAAFYWLHDSWGGDLFSTVLLGLIVLLLRWIDREMDAETTLDDPEDETIAPSAES; from the coding sequence ATGCAAGTCAGGCAAAAACTGGATGCGTTTCCCCGGCAGTTACGGGCATGGGCGATCGGTCGCAATTTCCCCTCTTTGCTGATTGGGGGCTTGCTGCTGCTGCTATACGCGCCGCTGTTGCTGCACTGGATCGACGGCTGGATCAATAAATCGATCAGCACAGAACATGAATACTTCAGTCATGGGCTGATTGGCTTACCCTTTGCAGCTTATCTCGTGTGGCTAAAACGGCATCGCTGGGCAGCACTGCCCGATCGCACCCACTTTGCCGGAATGGGTCTGCTGACGCTGGGCTTAATCGGGTATCTCAGTCCGCTGCCAGACACCATTAATCTGTCGCTGCCGATTCTGCTAGCAGGGTTGTGTCTTTGGCTAAAGGGGCTTCCCGGTTTGCGGCTCCAGATATTTCCGCTGCTGTTGGTCTTGCTGGCGACGCCGAACTCGATGCCCTATCTGCTGGTGCCCTATACCCTGCCGCTTCAGCGATTCATTGCGGGCGTGGCGGGGTTTTTGCTGGCGCAGGGGGGACTGCCCGTACAGGTCAAGGAAATTTATCTGTTCGTGAATGATCGGGTTGTGGAGGTTGCCCCCTACTGTGCAGGCTTGAAAATGCTGTTTACCAGTCTGTATGTGGGGCTGATTTTGCTCTATTGGACAGGGGCATGGCGATCGCGCCCAAAGGTCATGCAGTTCCTGACGGGAATTCTGCTGCTGAATCTTGCTGCCAACATTATCCGCAATGCCCTGTTGACCTACTTCCATGCCACGACTCAGACCGCTGCATTTTACTGGCTGCACGATAGCTGGGGCGGCGATCTGTTCTCTACTGTCCTGCTGGGGCTGATTGTGCTGCTGCTGCGCTGGATCGATCGGGAAATGGATGCTGAAACAACACTCGATGATCCAGAAGATGAGACAATTGCTCCCTCGGCGGAGTCCTGA
- a CDS encoding cyanoexosortase B system-associated protein, whose product MAFLRMASTKLTALQSTAIRQGIVLFALAMAAAIVLPNYWTHSWAWNRLPEIAQIKPLKQIQQQGITLNGWQTLSQKPIEIGGHSWSVQAIVPEAQAATATPQTTALVLLRPQTWIRDLPQVDWMDINGIQQWRTDSVRSIQFTVALPDGQAIPVTARFLRGWTEERTYAVVQWYVWSTGGSPSPTDWFWANQIARWRRQPPQPWIAVSVMQPIDPLGNIETVHQSLAVLAQQIQTQLIETALKSSS is encoded by the coding sequence ATGGCTTTCTTACGTATGGCTTCCACCAAACTGACTGCTCTTCAATCCACTGCAATCCGACAGGGTATTGTCCTCTTTGCGCTGGCAATGGCGGCGGCGATCGTTCTGCCAAATTACTGGACTCACAGCTGGGCGTGGAATCGGCTGCCTGAAATCGCACAGATTAAACCGCTTAAACAGATTCAGCAACAGGGCATTACGCTCAACGGCTGGCAAACCCTCAGCCAAAAACCGATCGAGATTGGCGGGCATTCCTGGTCGGTGCAGGCGATTGTCCCTGAGGCACAGGCTGCTACGGCAACCCCACAAACTACAGCGCTGGTGCTGCTGCGTCCCCAAACCTGGATTCGTGATTTGCCCCAGGTTGATTGGATGGATATCAACGGCATTCAGCAGTGGCGCACCGATTCCGTGCGATCGATTCAGTTTACGGTTGCCCTGCCAGACGGACAAGCTATCCCAGTCACGGCTCGTTTTTTGCGCGGCTGGACGGAGGAACGCACCTACGCCGTTGTGCAGTGGTATGTCTGGTCAACGGGAGGCAGTCCTTCCCCGACGGACTGGTTTTGGGCAAACCAGATAGCTCGCTGGCGCAGACAGCCCCCCCAGCCCTGGATTGCAGTCAGCGTGATGCAGCCCATCGATCCTTTGGGAAATATTGAAACGGTGCATCAATCGCTGGCAGTCCTGGCACAGCAAATTCAAACCCAACTCATTGAAACGGCGCTCAAATCTTCGTCCTAG